A single window of Oncorhynchus keta strain PuntledgeMale-10-30-2019 chromosome 34, Oket_V2, whole genome shotgun sequence DNA harbors:
- the ncam3 gene encoding neural cell adhesion molecule 1 isoform X1, whose translation MAESMLILRMCSIMLVLGFSEAKMEIITSKPDLLLGENAMLLCKAGGEGDITWQKDGEDAEEDQIEKVDETSSKLLIRNAKMEDAGRYTCLCDFDTGHRDHTSYIIFVYERPSFGETLAYHEFLEGQDVVITCMVTGKPVVEVNWERDHEKLHSEAGRITRLKDNSLQINNINRKDRGTYTCEAKIKDRPIFEKLDISISVNVPPTAKIHEEVKKVTAGPETNVSLSCLVEGVPQPNIIWTVPDSSNESRYKYNSDKSELIISSVVRSDYGEYICTAKNKISESSAMIMLDVSEHPVAVLSQEKMELEPGQTLSVSCNVSGHPMPALQWVRKTNNDHLLTVDTGGGRVRMEDGYVLVVDNVTSSDGGLYSCMAISPAGNASTDFSLQTWPGKASQVSGTPGPTSVHFTLGASLVDGGSPITHFTLQWKTGRENNWQERVIQSTDPLVIKDLNPYTTYSVRFAPQNHLGQGGFSEEITVRTQGIREPDSPVLVASEGKVEGNMFSIPLTQLDSGGSPITHYTVRYRVNKVDEDWREKDLPSNSTVINLHDLQYKSDYQVEVLAVNPYGSSSSAKLNFNVPQPVAKMNKGGMGKGAVAGIVIAIFLALLIAVDATCCYTNRCGMLMFLAVKLFGQKVPGMKTVEEGDGTSNGDLKLNGLGLPRDSIPNLQTQNGEKNGLQAEVTCDKAPLTKFEKASPNGDPATEA comes from the exons ATGGCTGAATCGATGCTCATCTTGAGAATGTGTTCCATAATGCTGGTCCTTGGTTTTTCAG AGGCCAAAATGGAAATCATCACCAGCAAACCAGATTTGTTGCTGGGTGAGAATGCCATGCTCCTCTGCAAAG ctggtggggaaggagacatCACCTGGCAGAAAGATGGAGAGGATGCTGAAGAAGACCAGATTGAGAAAGTGGATGAGACATCGTCAAAACTGTTAATCAGGAATGCCAAGATGGAGGATGCAGGACGGTACACATGCTTATGTGATTTTGACACCGgtcacagagatcatacatcttATATCATCTTTGTCTATG AGCGGCCATCCTTCGGGGAAACACTGGCCTACCATGAGTTCCTGGAGGGTCAAGATGTGGTCATCACCTGCATGGTCACTGGCAAGCCGGTGGTGGAAGTCAACTGGGAGAGGGACCATGAGAAACTGCACTCTGAAG CAGGTCGGATCACAAGACTAAAAGACAACTCTCTAcagatcaacaacatcaacaggaaGGATCGAGGAACATATACCTGTGAGGCTAAAATCAAGGACCGGCCCATTTTCGAAAAGCTCGACATCTCCATCTCCGTCAACG TTCCTCCCACAGCGAAGATCCATGAGGAGGTGAAGAAAGTCACGGCCGGACCAGAGACCAATGTCTCCCTCAGCTGCCTGGTCGAGGGTGTCCCCCAACCGAACATCATCtggacagt CCCAGACTCTTCAAATGAGTCCCGCTACAAGTACAACTCAGACAAGAGCGAGCTCATTATCTCGTCCGTTGTCAGGAGCGACTACGGAGAGTACATCTGCACGGCCAAGAATAAGATCTCAGAGAGCAGTGCCATGATCATGCTGGATGTCTCAG AGCATCCTGTAGCAGTGTTGAGCCAGGAGAAGATGGAGCTGGAGCCAGGCCAGACTCTCTCAGTGTCATGTAACGTCTCAGGACACCCTATGCCCGCGCTGCAGTGGGTCAGGAAGACCAACAATGACCACCTGCTAACAGTG GACACTGGTGGAGGTCGAGTGAGAATGGAGGATGGCTATGTCCTGGTCGTTGACAATGTGACGTCCTCAGATGGAGGCCTGTACAGCTGCATGGCTATCAGTCCTGCTGGCAACGCCTCCACAGACTTCAGCCTGCAGA CCTGGCCAGGCAAAGCATCCCAGGTAAGTGGCACCCCAGGGCCCACATCGGTCCACTTCACCCTGGGGGCTTCCCTGGTGGACGGGGGCTCTCCCATCACCCACTTCACCCTCCAGTGGAAGACAGGACGTGAGAACAATTGGCAGGAGAGAGTCATCCAGTCCACAG ACCCCCTGGTTATCAAAGATCTGAATCCCTACACCACCTACTCTGTCCGGTTTGCCCCACAGAATCACCTGGGTCAGGGAGGCTTCTCCGAAGAGATCACCGTCCGCACACAGGGCATAC gGGAACCAGACAGCCCGGTCCTGGTGGCCAGCGAGGGGAAGGTTGAGGGCAATATGTTCTCAATCCCTTTAACACAGTTGGACAGCGGAGGCTCCCCCATTACCCACTACACCGTCCGCTACAGAGTG aATAAGGTGGACGAGGActggagggagaaggacctgcCGTCCAACTCGACAGTGATCAACCTCCATGACCTGCAGTATAAATCAGACTACCAGGTGGAGGTGCTCGCCGTCAACCCCTACGGCTCCTCCAGCTCCGCCAAGTTGAACTTCAATGTCCCACAGCCTG TAGCCAAGATGAATAAGGGTGGGATGGGGAAAGGGGCTGTGGCAGGCATTGTCATAGCCATCTTCTTGGCGCTATTGATCGCTGTGGACGCCACCTGTTGCTATACCAACCGCTGCGGCATGCTGATGTTCCTGGCTGTCAAGCTATTTGGGCAGAAGGTCCCTGGGATGAAGACTGTGGAAGAGGGTGACGGCACCTCTAATGG AGACTTGAAGTTGAATGGGCTAGGACTACCGAGGGATAGCATCCCAAATCTGCAGACCCAAAATGGCGAAAAGAATGGGTTGCAGGCGGAGGTCACGTGCGACAAAGCGCCCCTCACCAAATTCGA GAAGGCGTCCCCCAATGGAGATCCTGCCACTGAGGCCTGA
- the ncam3 gene encoding neural cell adhesion molecule 1 isoform X2, translating into MAESMLILRMCSIMLVLGFSEAKMEIITSKPDLLLGENAMLLCKAGGEGDITWQKDGEDAEEDQIEKVDETSSKLLIRNAKMEDAGRYTCLCDFDTGHRDHTSYIIFVYERPSFGETLAYHEFLEGQDVVITCMVTGKPVVEVNWERDHEKLHSEGRITRLKDNSLQINNINRKDRGTYTCEAKIKDRPIFEKLDISISVNVPPTAKIHEEVKKVTAGPETNVSLSCLVEGVPQPNIIWTVPDSSNESRYKYNSDKSELIISSVVRSDYGEYICTAKNKISESSAMIMLDVSEHPVAVLSQEKMELEPGQTLSVSCNVSGHPMPALQWVRKTNNDHLLTVDTGGGRVRMEDGYVLVVDNVTSSDGGLYSCMAISPAGNASTDFSLQTWPGKASQVSGTPGPTSVHFTLGASLVDGGSPITHFTLQWKTGRENNWQERVIQSTDPLVIKDLNPYTTYSVRFAPQNHLGQGGFSEEITVRTQGIRGEPDSPVLVASEGKVEGNMFSIPLTQLDSGGSPITHYTVRYRVNKVDEDWREKDLPSNSTVINLHDLQYKSDYQVEVLAVNPYGSSSSAKLNFNVPQPVAKMNKGGMGKGAVAGIVIAIFLALLIAVDATCCYTNRCGMLMFLAVKLFGQKVPGMKTVEEGDGTSNGDLKLNGLGLPRDSIPNLQTQNGEKNGLQAEVTCDKAPLTKFEKASPNGDPATEA; encoded by the exons ATGGCTGAATCGATGCTCATCTTGAGAATGTGTTCCATAATGCTGGTCCTTGGTTTTTCAG AGGCCAAAATGGAAATCATCACCAGCAAACCAGATTTGTTGCTGGGTGAGAATGCCATGCTCCTCTGCAAAG ctggtggggaaggagacatCACCTGGCAGAAAGATGGAGAGGATGCTGAAGAAGACCAGATTGAGAAAGTGGATGAGACATCGTCAAAACTGTTAATCAGGAATGCCAAGATGGAGGATGCAGGACGGTACACATGCTTATGTGATTTTGACACCGgtcacagagatcatacatcttATATCATCTTTGTCTATG AGCGGCCATCCTTCGGGGAAACACTGGCCTACCATGAGTTCCTGGAGGGTCAAGATGTGGTCATCACCTGCATGGTCACTGGCAAGCCGGTGGTGGAAGTCAACTGGGAGAGGGACCATGAGAAACTGCACTCTGAAG GTCGGATCACAAGACTAAAAGACAACTCTCTAcagatcaacaacatcaacaggaaGGATCGAGGAACATATACCTGTGAGGCTAAAATCAAGGACCGGCCCATTTTCGAAAAGCTCGACATCTCCATCTCCGTCAACG TTCCTCCCACAGCGAAGATCCATGAGGAGGTGAAGAAAGTCACGGCCGGACCAGAGACCAATGTCTCCCTCAGCTGCCTGGTCGAGGGTGTCCCCCAACCGAACATCATCtggacagt CCCAGACTCTTCAAATGAGTCCCGCTACAAGTACAACTCAGACAAGAGCGAGCTCATTATCTCGTCCGTTGTCAGGAGCGACTACGGAGAGTACATCTGCACGGCCAAGAATAAGATCTCAGAGAGCAGTGCCATGATCATGCTGGATGTCTCAG AGCATCCTGTAGCAGTGTTGAGCCAGGAGAAGATGGAGCTGGAGCCAGGCCAGACTCTCTCAGTGTCATGTAACGTCTCAGGACACCCTATGCCCGCGCTGCAGTGGGTCAGGAAGACCAACAATGACCACCTGCTAACAGTG GACACTGGTGGAGGTCGAGTGAGAATGGAGGATGGCTATGTCCTGGTCGTTGACAATGTGACGTCCTCAGATGGAGGCCTGTACAGCTGCATGGCTATCAGTCCTGCTGGCAACGCCTCCACAGACTTCAGCCTGCAGA CCTGGCCAGGCAAAGCATCCCAGGTAAGTGGCACCCCAGGGCCCACATCGGTCCACTTCACCCTGGGGGCTTCCCTGGTGGACGGGGGCTCTCCCATCACCCACTTCACCCTCCAGTGGAAGACAGGACGTGAGAACAATTGGCAGGAGAGAGTCATCCAGTCCACAG ACCCCCTGGTTATCAAAGATCTGAATCCCTACACCACCTACTCTGTCCGGTTTGCCCCACAGAATCACCTGGGTCAGGGAGGCTTCTCCGAAGAGATCACCGTCCGCACACAGGGCATACG aggGGAACCAGACAGCCCGGTCCTGGTGGCCAGCGAGGGGAAGGTTGAGGGCAATATGTTCTCAATCCCTTTAACACAGTTGGACAGCGGAGGCTCCCCCATTACCCACTACACCGTCCGCTACAGAGTG aATAAGGTGGACGAGGActggagggagaaggacctgcCGTCCAACTCGACAGTGATCAACCTCCATGACCTGCAGTATAAATCAGACTACCAGGTGGAGGTGCTCGCCGTCAACCCCTACGGCTCCTCCAGCTCCGCCAAGTTGAACTTCAATGTCCCACAGCCTG TAGCCAAGATGAATAAGGGTGGGATGGGGAAAGGGGCTGTGGCAGGCATTGTCATAGCCATCTTCTTGGCGCTATTGATCGCTGTGGACGCCACCTGTTGCTATACCAACCGCTGCGGCATGCTGATGTTCCTGGCTGTCAAGCTATTTGGGCAGAAGGTCCCTGGGATGAAGACTGTGGAAGAGGGTGACGGCACCTCTAATGG AGACTTGAAGTTGAATGGGCTAGGACTACCGAGGGATAGCATCCCAAATCTGCAGACCCAAAATGGCGAAAAGAATGGGTTGCAGGCGGAGGTCACGTGCGACAAAGCGCCCCTCACCAAATTCGA GAAGGCGTCCCCCAATGGAGATCCTGCCACTGAGGCCTGA
- the ncam3 gene encoding neural cell adhesion molecule 1 isoform X3 — MAESMLILRMCSIMLVLGFSEAKMEIITSKPDLLLGENAMLLCKAGGEGDITWQKDGEDAEEDQIEKVDETSSKLLIRNAKMEDAGRYTCLCDFDTGHRDHTSYIIFVYERPSFGETLAYHEFLEGQDVVITCMVTGKPVVEVNWERDHEKLHSEAGRITRLKDNSLQINNINRKDRGTYTCEAKIKDRPIFEKLDISISVNVPPTAKIHEEVKKVTAGPETNVSLSCLVEGVPQPNIIWTVPDSSNESRYKYNSDKSELIISSVVRSDYGEYICTAKNKISESSAMIMLDVSEHPVAVLSQEKMELEPGQTLSVSCNVSGHPMPALQWVRKTNNDHLLTVDTGGGRVRMEDGYVLVVDNVTSSDGGLYSCMAISPAGNASTDFSLQTWPGKASQVSGTPGPTSVHFTLGASLVDGGSPITHFTLQWKTGRENNWQERVIQSTDPLVIKDLNPYTTYSVRFAPQNHLGQGGFSEEITVRTQGIRGEPDSPVLVASEGKVEGNMFSIPLTQLDSGGSPITHYTVRYRVNKVDEDWREKDLPSNSTVINLHDLQYKSDYQVEVLAVNPYGSSSSAKLNFNVPQPAKMNKGGMGKGAVAGIVIAIFLALLIAVDATCCYTNRCGMLMFLAVKLFGQKVPGMKTVEEGDGTSNGDLKLNGLGLPRDSIPNLQTQNGEKNGLQAEVTCDKAPLTKFEKASPNGDPATEA; from the exons ATGGCTGAATCGATGCTCATCTTGAGAATGTGTTCCATAATGCTGGTCCTTGGTTTTTCAG AGGCCAAAATGGAAATCATCACCAGCAAACCAGATTTGTTGCTGGGTGAGAATGCCATGCTCCTCTGCAAAG ctggtggggaaggagacatCACCTGGCAGAAAGATGGAGAGGATGCTGAAGAAGACCAGATTGAGAAAGTGGATGAGACATCGTCAAAACTGTTAATCAGGAATGCCAAGATGGAGGATGCAGGACGGTACACATGCTTATGTGATTTTGACACCGgtcacagagatcatacatcttATATCATCTTTGTCTATG AGCGGCCATCCTTCGGGGAAACACTGGCCTACCATGAGTTCCTGGAGGGTCAAGATGTGGTCATCACCTGCATGGTCACTGGCAAGCCGGTGGTGGAAGTCAACTGGGAGAGGGACCATGAGAAACTGCACTCTGAAG CAGGTCGGATCACAAGACTAAAAGACAACTCTCTAcagatcaacaacatcaacaggaaGGATCGAGGAACATATACCTGTGAGGCTAAAATCAAGGACCGGCCCATTTTCGAAAAGCTCGACATCTCCATCTCCGTCAACG TTCCTCCCACAGCGAAGATCCATGAGGAGGTGAAGAAAGTCACGGCCGGACCAGAGACCAATGTCTCCCTCAGCTGCCTGGTCGAGGGTGTCCCCCAACCGAACATCATCtggacagt CCCAGACTCTTCAAATGAGTCCCGCTACAAGTACAACTCAGACAAGAGCGAGCTCATTATCTCGTCCGTTGTCAGGAGCGACTACGGAGAGTACATCTGCACGGCCAAGAATAAGATCTCAGAGAGCAGTGCCATGATCATGCTGGATGTCTCAG AGCATCCTGTAGCAGTGTTGAGCCAGGAGAAGATGGAGCTGGAGCCAGGCCAGACTCTCTCAGTGTCATGTAACGTCTCAGGACACCCTATGCCCGCGCTGCAGTGGGTCAGGAAGACCAACAATGACCACCTGCTAACAGTG GACACTGGTGGAGGTCGAGTGAGAATGGAGGATGGCTATGTCCTGGTCGTTGACAATGTGACGTCCTCAGATGGAGGCCTGTACAGCTGCATGGCTATCAGTCCTGCTGGCAACGCCTCCACAGACTTCAGCCTGCAGA CCTGGCCAGGCAAAGCATCCCAGGTAAGTGGCACCCCAGGGCCCACATCGGTCCACTTCACCCTGGGGGCTTCCCTGGTGGACGGGGGCTCTCCCATCACCCACTTCACCCTCCAGTGGAAGACAGGACGTGAGAACAATTGGCAGGAGAGAGTCATCCAGTCCACAG ACCCCCTGGTTATCAAAGATCTGAATCCCTACACCACCTACTCTGTCCGGTTTGCCCCACAGAATCACCTGGGTCAGGGAGGCTTCTCCGAAGAGATCACCGTCCGCACACAGGGCATACG aggGGAACCAGACAGCCCGGTCCTGGTGGCCAGCGAGGGGAAGGTTGAGGGCAATATGTTCTCAATCCCTTTAACACAGTTGGACAGCGGAGGCTCCCCCATTACCCACTACACCGTCCGCTACAGAGTG aATAAGGTGGACGAGGActggagggagaaggacctgcCGTCCAACTCGACAGTGATCAACCTCCATGACCTGCAGTATAAATCAGACTACCAGGTGGAGGTGCTCGCCGTCAACCCCTACGGCTCCTCCAGCTCCGCCAAGTTGAACTTCAATGTCCCACAGCCTG CCAAGATGAATAAGGGTGGGATGGGGAAAGGGGCTGTGGCAGGCATTGTCATAGCCATCTTCTTGGCGCTATTGATCGCTGTGGACGCCACCTGTTGCTATACCAACCGCTGCGGCATGCTGATGTTCCTGGCTGTCAAGCTATTTGGGCAGAAGGTCCCTGGGATGAAGACTGTGGAAGAGGGTGACGGCACCTCTAATGG AGACTTGAAGTTGAATGGGCTAGGACTACCGAGGGATAGCATCCCAAATCTGCAGACCCAAAATGGCGAAAAGAATGGGTTGCAGGCGGAGGTCACGTGCGACAAAGCGCCCCTCACCAAATTCGA GAAGGCGTCCCCCAATGGAGATCCTGCCACTGAGGCCTGA
- the ncam3 gene encoding neural cell adhesion molecule 1 isoform X4, giving the protein MAESMLILRMCSIMLVLGFSEAKMEIITSKPDLLLGENAMLLCKAGGEGDITWQKDGEDAEEDQIEKVDETSSKLLIRNAKMEDAGRYTCLCDFDTGHRDHTSYIIFVYERPSFGETLAYHEFLEGQDVVITCMVTGKPVVEVNWERDHEKLHSEAGRITRLKDNSLQINNINRKDRGTYTCEAKIKDRPIFEKLDISISVNVPPTAKIHEEVKKVTAGPETNVSLSCLVEGVPQPNIIWTVPDSSNESRYKYNSDKSELIISSVVRSDYGEYICTAKNKISESSAMIMLDVSEHPVAVLSQEKMELEPGQTLSVSCNVSGHPMPALQWVRKTNNDHLLTVDTGGGRVRMEDGYVLVVDNVTSSDGGLYSCMAISPAGNASTDFSLQTWPGKASQVSGTPGPTSVHFTLGASLVDGGSPITHFTLQWKTGRENNWQERVIQSTDPLVIKDLNPYTTYSVRFAPQNHLGQGGFSEEITVRTQGIRGEPDSPVLVASEGKVEGNMFSIPLTQLDSGGSPITHYTVRYRVNKVDEDWREKDLPSNSTVINLHDLQYKSDYQVEVLAVNPYGSSSSAKLNFNVPQPVAKMNKGGMGKGAVAGIVIAIFLALLIAVDATCCYTNRCGMLMFLAVKLFGQKVPGMKTVEEGDGTSNGKASPNGDPATEA; this is encoded by the exons ATGGCTGAATCGATGCTCATCTTGAGAATGTGTTCCATAATGCTGGTCCTTGGTTTTTCAG AGGCCAAAATGGAAATCATCACCAGCAAACCAGATTTGTTGCTGGGTGAGAATGCCATGCTCCTCTGCAAAG ctggtggggaaggagacatCACCTGGCAGAAAGATGGAGAGGATGCTGAAGAAGACCAGATTGAGAAAGTGGATGAGACATCGTCAAAACTGTTAATCAGGAATGCCAAGATGGAGGATGCAGGACGGTACACATGCTTATGTGATTTTGACACCGgtcacagagatcatacatcttATATCATCTTTGTCTATG AGCGGCCATCCTTCGGGGAAACACTGGCCTACCATGAGTTCCTGGAGGGTCAAGATGTGGTCATCACCTGCATGGTCACTGGCAAGCCGGTGGTGGAAGTCAACTGGGAGAGGGACCATGAGAAACTGCACTCTGAAG CAGGTCGGATCACAAGACTAAAAGACAACTCTCTAcagatcaacaacatcaacaggaaGGATCGAGGAACATATACCTGTGAGGCTAAAATCAAGGACCGGCCCATTTTCGAAAAGCTCGACATCTCCATCTCCGTCAACG TTCCTCCCACAGCGAAGATCCATGAGGAGGTGAAGAAAGTCACGGCCGGACCAGAGACCAATGTCTCCCTCAGCTGCCTGGTCGAGGGTGTCCCCCAACCGAACATCATCtggacagt CCCAGACTCTTCAAATGAGTCCCGCTACAAGTACAACTCAGACAAGAGCGAGCTCATTATCTCGTCCGTTGTCAGGAGCGACTACGGAGAGTACATCTGCACGGCCAAGAATAAGATCTCAGAGAGCAGTGCCATGATCATGCTGGATGTCTCAG AGCATCCTGTAGCAGTGTTGAGCCAGGAGAAGATGGAGCTGGAGCCAGGCCAGACTCTCTCAGTGTCATGTAACGTCTCAGGACACCCTATGCCCGCGCTGCAGTGGGTCAGGAAGACCAACAATGACCACCTGCTAACAGTG GACACTGGTGGAGGTCGAGTGAGAATGGAGGATGGCTATGTCCTGGTCGTTGACAATGTGACGTCCTCAGATGGAGGCCTGTACAGCTGCATGGCTATCAGTCCTGCTGGCAACGCCTCCACAGACTTCAGCCTGCAGA CCTGGCCAGGCAAAGCATCCCAGGTAAGTGGCACCCCAGGGCCCACATCGGTCCACTTCACCCTGGGGGCTTCCCTGGTGGACGGGGGCTCTCCCATCACCCACTTCACCCTCCAGTGGAAGACAGGACGTGAGAACAATTGGCAGGAGAGAGTCATCCAGTCCACAG ACCCCCTGGTTATCAAAGATCTGAATCCCTACACCACCTACTCTGTCCGGTTTGCCCCACAGAATCACCTGGGTCAGGGAGGCTTCTCCGAAGAGATCACCGTCCGCACACAGGGCATACG aggGGAACCAGACAGCCCGGTCCTGGTGGCCAGCGAGGGGAAGGTTGAGGGCAATATGTTCTCAATCCCTTTAACACAGTTGGACAGCGGAGGCTCCCCCATTACCCACTACACCGTCCGCTACAGAGTG aATAAGGTGGACGAGGActggagggagaaggacctgcCGTCCAACTCGACAGTGATCAACCTCCATGACCTGCAGTATAAATCAGACTACCAGGTGGAGGTGCTCGCCGTCAACCCCTACGGCTCCTCCAGCTCCGCCAAGTTGAACTTCAATGTCCCACAGCCTG TAGCCAAGATGAATAAGGGTGGGATGGGGAAAGGGGCTGTGGCAGGCATTGTCATAGCCATCTTCTTGGCGCTATTGATCGCTGTGGACGCCACCTGTTGCTATACCAACCGCTGCGGCATGCTGATGTTCCTGGCTGTCAAGCTATTTGGGCAGAAGGTCCCTGGGATGAAGACTGTGGAAGAGGGTGACGGCACCTCTAATGG GAAGGCGTCCCCCAATGGAGATCCTGCCACTGAGGCCTGA